A stretch of DNA from Equus asinus isolate D_3611 breed Donkey chromosome 20, EquAss-T2T_v2, whole genome shotgun sequence:
ATAGATAtagataattatatatgtatatatgtgcacatatatgtatatagaatctgaatgtatgtgcatatgtttatataatctcattcatatatatatatatatatatatatatataccttctTTCGTGTAgtatgatttttaataaaatccaTATATGGTTTTAATGTGAAATGTTAGACTATAGAAATATCatgagatattattattttacagaaatattttcaaatttcttaatgATCAGTGTGTTTTCTGGTTAAGTtaatatgcaattttattttataatgtctACAATTCACTTATGCATACTTTTATTGAGTTGAATATTATGAAAGCTCAGAAGCAAATGCTGATTAATAACTTTTAGGCCTTGTGCTCTGTGCTGTTGCTCTGTCTCATAcaattaatcctcacagcaatgtTCAGTGTAGTATCATTATTACAAATTTACTAAAAAGGAAACTGATTTAGTGAAATCAAGCAACTTACCTcagtcattcttttttattttttttaagagattggcacctgagctaagaaatgttgccaatcttcttttttcttctttctccttgttctccccaaagccccccagtagatagctgtatattctagttgtaggtctctttgtttgtggcatgtgggacgctgcctcagcatggcttaatgagcggtgccatgtccgtgcccaggatccgaacctatgaaaccctgggctgcctaagcagggCATGCAAGCTTagccactgggccacggggccagccccatctcagTCATTCTTAATGAAGTCAATCATTCacttatacaaaaattatttatcatAGTACATaagatttttcagaaaaaaatctcttttagaGAAACAAAGAGGCTTGTAATCTCAAGTACTTCCAGACTAGtcgaaagagaagaaaaataatcaaaaattcaGAACTTTACGGGTGCAGTGATAGAAGGATTAAAAggtaacaaagaagaaaatttgttCAATTCTATTTGAAAGGATTAGGGCATACTTCCTAGAAGACATGAAACCTGAGATTAAGTTTTGAAGACTGAAGAGAAATTCTCTACATTTGTAAGAGAGAGGGATGATCAAATGACACAGTCAGAGTCAGTCAGCCAGTCAGACGGCTTGGCTTGAGCAGAAGTGTAAAGACATAAAATGACAATGTATAAGGATAGAGCTCCAAATATCTTCAGAATTACTGTAACAAAATATAGAGCAGAGGCAGGTCATTTAGTACTTGTGATGAGCTTAGAGAAATATGCAGGGTCCAGATCATAAAAGTCCTGTGCCTTGTGTATGGAAGCAAAGGAACTTACGTTTGTTTGGTAGCTTATGGGGAAATATTGAAAAGAGTGTAATGtagtaatattgacattttagaaAGTCACTATGAAAAATATATCAACAGTGGATTTATGGAGAAATACTTGAGGTAAAGCTTTCAGATAAGAAATTGCTGGAGTTTGTTTTAAAGTTACTGTAATTAAGTTGAAGACGAACAGTGAGGTTTAATAGTTAGGCAGCATTTACTACGGTGAGGTATTATTCTTTGTTATTTCTCATTAGATTTGTAGAGAGAGTAGACactaatattctcattttaccaaTAGGGAAGTCAGCACAGAGAGATAACTTATATACTCATCCCATATATAATGAATTTCTGGTCAGGGAAGTCGTTATGTCACAATCTACAGTGACATTCCTTTATGAATGAGTCAAAAGGAAGGATTTAGGGAACATATCCTAAAGAGATATATTTTGATGAAGTACATATTTAGAATAATTAAAAAGCCATTAgtcagacaaaataaaaatctttaggtgccagcccagtggcgcagcagttaggtgcgcatgttccgcttcggtggcctgggattcgccagctcagatcccaggtgcggacatggcaccacttggcaaaaagccatgctgtggtagacgtctcacatataaagtagaggaagatgggcatggatgttagctcagggccagtcttcctcagtgaaaagaggaagattgacagcagttagctcagggctaatcttcttaaaaattaaaaaaaaaaaataacaccttTACTATTTTGGctaggtttattgaggtataagttatatacaataaaatttatcaattttggtagtacaatttgatgagttttaaaaatatatagtcatgTAATCAGTACATCAGCTACAGTATGAAACATTTTCATCTCCCAAAAAAATGCTTGTTTGGAGCCCATATCTTCAAACTCTCTATTCACCTCTGAAACATCTGATCAACTATTgctatgattttgttttttctagaaaTCATATagatgagatcatacagtatttgatcTTTTGTATTTGCCTTCTTTCATATAGCATAAATGATCCATTCATGCTGTATCATCTATcagtaatttcttcctttttaatttaaattttatggatctgccacaatttgtttatccattcaataGTGGATGCGTATTTggtttctttccaattttttgctgttatgaataaagcggCTATGAATAaatgtgtacaagtctttgtgtggacatgtgttgtATTACTCTTGGGCAAGTTCTTAGGAATGAAATTGCTAGGTAGTGCTAACTGCATGGTAAGTGCATGTGTAGCTTTATGAGAAACAGCCAAACTTGCTTTTCAAAAAGGCCGTACCCCTCACCTTCCATCAGCAAACGAATGGGAGTTCTAGTTGCTCTCTATCCTCACCCAACACGTgatgttttcagtctttttaattccAGCTGTTCTAatggtatcttatttttttctcatttacatttacctaataattaatgatattgagcatctcttcatgtgcttagatGCCATCTACATgtcaaaagaaataattatgaagttaaaaatataatctcAATTTTGAGTTGCCCATCTTAATTTCATAACTCTGTGaagtaaaaatttatttactttacaCTTGGTTTTCAACTTTCCTGACATGTGATTTCTCTTTTATAGGTCTGTAAGCACCCTGGACTACAGTTCTACCTACCTCTTACCATGTTGGCTTTTAATAACACTGCCTCTGGTCGGCCCACCTTCTCTTTCATTGGTATTCCTGGTCTGGAGGCTGCACATATGTGGATCTCCATCCCCTTCTGTCTCCTGTACTTTGTATCCCTTGCGGGTAATTCACTTCTGCTCATCCTGGTTAGAGCAGAACAGAATCTTCATGAACCTCAGTTCTATTTCTTGGCCATGCTTGCCCTTACTGACCTCGGCCTTTCATTATCCACAATGCCCAGCGTCTTGGCTATCTTCTGGTTTGATGTCTACCACATCGGCCTGGATGCCTGCCTAACTCAAATGTTCTTCATCCACACACTCTCTTCAGTGGAATCAGGTGTCCTCGTAGCCATGGCCTTTGATCGCTTGATAGCTGTCTGTGCTCCGCTACACTATACCAGGATCCTGACCCACTACACTGTTGCTTGCCTTAGTGGAGCTGCTCTCCTACGAGCTACCACTTTGCTGGCCCCTTTGCCTTTTTTCCTCAGGACTTTTCCCTTCTGTGGGGCCAATATCCTCTCACACTCCTACTGCTACCACCCAGATATGCTGAACTTGGCCTGTGGGGATATCACTTTCAGCAGTGCCTATGGATGGGTTTTTGTACTCTGCACATTTGTAGTGGATGTTATCTTCATCCTAGCTTCATATATGAAGATCTTGGGCACTATTATGAGGATGGGGACTCAAGACAGAAACTGGAGAACACTGCATACCTGTGCCTGTCACTTATGCACAGTGCTTGTCTTTTACCTGCCCCTCATCAGCTTGGCTGTGCTGCATCATTACACCCAGGACATCTCCCCAGTTGTATACACCACAATGAGTAATGCCTACCTCCTCATGACACCACTGCTCAACCCTCTTGTCTACAGTCTCAAATCCCGGCAGATCCAGGCTGCCCTGCGCAAGCGATTTTGGGTGCAGCGTGTCATTGCTGGGGAATGATATCGTCTCTATATCAGAAGGGACAACCAATTTAAAAGTGCTGCTCAGGATCTACTACATGCCAAGCAGTGTGCTAGGCACCAcaagttcaaaaataaaaaatactcagGCCTTCCCCTCCAGAAGTACCTAACCtaatgaaggaaggagagagagacagaatgcttaaataaatgatcaaaactgTGATCATAAAGGATGATTGTTTGGTAGTGGTAAGGAGAAACAGCAACAGAAACCCAAGCTCAGTGGTTTTAGTGTATGGGTTGGATGAAAATCACATTGTTCCAACTGTTAAAGGAGGAGGAGTCTGACTGTAGACTGTAAAAGATCAATGAGGGGCTGATTTTATAGAGAAAACAAGATGTCACCTGATTCTTGACTGACCATGTTGTTTAAGTGGAggcattaaaattcaaaattgatGATAAATTTACTAATATACCCTTGTCCCTCAGTATCCATGAGGAATTGGTTCCCAGGCCCCCAAGGATATAAAAATCCACAGATGATCAAGTCCTTTATATAAAATGGCTTAATTTTTGCTCATAACCTTCACATATCTTCCTGTGTACTTCAAATCATCTCCAAATTACTTATAATATCTAATCCAATGTAAATTCTATGTAAATGGTTGGTGTACTATATTATTCATGGAATaatgacaagagaaaaaaatctgtacatgttcagtacagatgtaATCATTGTAGGTCTTTCCatctgcagttggttgaatctgcggATGTAGACACCCATATATGGAGAGCCAACTGTATGCTTAATATTTCTGACCATTTTTTGTAATTCCATACTGGCTGATGTCTGAACATTCTAGCTAGTAACAAAAGATAAAGGAgctatctgaaaataaataatatataaggaTCTGAGAAATGGTTATTCTTACTCATCTTTTTCCTTCATTCACacattatttagattttcttttgtttcccattccATACTAAGAATACATAGCGTTATATCTTGACTTCCGAAACATGAATGGATCTCTTTTCTCTaactttgcaaaagaaaaaatgaattagtTTATTCTCTTCTAGGGTCAACTCATAAAGTTAGAGTCAGAAGCAAACGAATATCATCCTGCTGGGATCAGCATAGAAGGCAAGTTAAGAGAGAGATTTAATTGCCCATGGCAATAAATAAACATGTGGTAGCATTAGCACAAATTTCAAGCTACTTTAAGAGAAGctttaaataaatttctaaaagataGCTCAAGTAATTAATCAGAAAATAGTTTTTTAGTAGGCGGAGTCATACAGAAGACATAAGTGTAattttcagatagcttacatttTACTAGTAGAAATCATGGAATAGCAGCAAATTATATTACAGAATATAATTAGTGAGGTTGGGGCTTGCTTTGAATTGTTCTATGAATTCAGAAGCACGTCAGTCAGTGAGGGCTGTGTTTGTTAGGAACTTTTGCCAGCAACACTGAGGAGACCACGAGAAAACAGATCCTGGAAGCTTGAAAACTATTTTGATTCTGAAATTATTCAGCAAGCTTTGATCTGTTAGGTATCAACAGGAGAGaggaagttttttcttctttttttttttaaaaaaacagcatgGTCTTTGTCCGTACTGAAAGATCATTTGAGAAATATAAGGAATAccctcaaaaatgaaataaaattctgatTCTTAAACTGTTTCTCCATATTTTAAGGCCcagtttaataattttctttattctgaCTCTTTCTGATCAAAAGCTTCTTAACTTTAACTTCCCTAAGCATGAGTATAGCAAACTGAGGACCATTTCTCATCaattgtttaatttttgaggCCAGCAGACAATTTTCCTTTGAGGAACTCCTTACTTCGGTGTACAGTTTGGGCGAGaccaaaatatcaaaattctAAGAAATTTCCCCTGAACTTTCAGCTGCAGAGATTAAGAACCTAAGGAAAAATTATCCTCCTTCATATTTTATGGTAGAGCTAGTGTGAAAGATTCCCCTTTCTATTTGGAACACTGGAAGGACCCCAAACCACTTGTGGTCATCATCTTCCCTAGTTACGTGGAAGCAATGCCAGTCTACATAGAAGAAAATGAGTACAAAACAAAGCAGAAGCAGATAAGAGAGATTGcttcagaaagaaaaagtgacGTGACAATATTGAGTCCTTAAACTTGGGTCACTGAGATCCTCCCTTTGAATTTGTGACCTATTCTGatatatttctttacatttctttgcttataaattaaataatgagGCAAGCTAACgggatattttttctcttatgaggtgatttgaaacatttatttaattccaTCTTAAAGTATGGCAAATTTATCCCCATCTTGTCTCACTGAGTAGTACAGTAATGCTCCTTTATCCACAGTTTcattttccacagtttcagttacctgccgTCAGCCGTAGGacaaaaatattacatggaaaataccagaaaaaaacaatttgcaagttttaaatttcacactgttctgagtagtgtgaaaTCTTCTGCCATGCCACGCAGTCTCACCCAGGATgtaaatcatccctttgtccagcgtatccatgCTGTGGACACTGCTTGCCTGTTCGACATTTAGTAGCCGTTTCAGTTATCAGATCCACTGCTGGGGtgtcacagtgcttgtgttcaagtcatccttattttgcttaataatggcccccaaaaaGCAATAGTAGTGATGCTTACAATTTGAATATgccaaaaataatccataaagggcttcctttaagtgaataggtgaaagttctcaataagaaaaatcatatgttgaggttgctaagatctaccgTAACTTTTATTAAAGTATCTTGTtacattgttatatttcattatttttgttaatctcttaatgtgcctaatttataaattaaaagttagcataggtatgtatgtatagcaGAAAGACATTGCATATACAGCGTTTGGGTTTGGtattatccacagtttcaggcatccaccaAGGGGCTTGGAATTTGTCCCATGTGGATAATGGGTGACTACTGTAACTCTGTAAATGATGGCATTTTTTAATTCATCTGTCGCCTACAGTATGGCATATAGTGACTGCCAAAAAGTTGTGTAAAGATGTAAAATAAGGAGCGACAAAGCGCAAAAGGTGAAAAATAAGGATTATACATGATTATTGAATCAATAAATTACTGAATCATGAGTTAATGTCCAAATAGCTCATTTAAAAATGGCTCAGCCAATAATGTCTGGCTCTGCTCTCTGGTAATTAATTTGGAGGCATCATtagtatatataaagaatttggTGACTGTCCCTGATCTTCAATGACAACATTGAGAAGATAAATTTGGTGTATGATACATTCTTGATACTTgcaaatatacattttataaaaaatatataaaaagggaaGTCTAAATATGTATTCAAACTGGAGAACCACTATATTATTCTGTGGTCACCTTTGGTACCACTATCTGAGTGACAGAagcatttattcttttgtatttatctttaaaaCCTGTCTTAGCCCTTGTCTACTATACTTTTAATTTGTAATATAATGGCTAATATTTTGATATACCATCATTGTTATAAATGTATTACATAAATTATCACACGTTTTTCTTATCATGTCCTTAGAAAGAAGATATCGTTATTAACTGCTTTTCACTGATGGGGACGTTGAGGCACAGATAGGCTGAGTATCTGTGTTTCCTGAAAACATAGCAGATAAGTTACAGAGTCCTGACCTTTGTTTAATCAGTGCATACTTACCTTCAACTAAATTTGAGGTACAATTTAATACAACCTGGGGAAATCTAGTATACAttacataaatgaaaaattttaggtACATTGCTTTGTTATACTTTTGCTTTAATATCTCACTGAATTTTTGTGTTAGATGAGGCTTATATTGGGACAGTTtcagaaaaaaaacataaaatataaatagatttaaataaaaactatgtaAATAAACCCTCTTTTCTCTAATTTGGAATATTTCCTCTACAATATCTCAAAGTTCCCAAAGATAATAAATGTCTGTATAACaatataaatatcttattttaaatcAACTTTGAACCCTATAGCTGTATATGAGGGATTCTTATGTAGAAAATATTTGTAGGACCGTTTAGTTTGAAGTGGGGCTCATAGGTAAGTGGTGTGAACTCTAGGAATGAGAAAGATAAAGTGAGGGTGAAAGtggttttagaaatatctttcctGATATAATATTTAAAACGAGAAGGGAATCTTATATTTCCAGAAAGATTGTAGTAATACCATACAGAGGTATACCAAAAGAGGTACTTTAGCACAGAGGAAAAGAATGTCTGTTCCTCCTTCTATTTTCCATATCCCCGGTATCTTTCAATCAGTTCCTCGAAGAGCTCTCACTTTGTTCTATCATCTTACCTTAACTGCAGTCTACATAGCACATTTctaatctgttttgttttaacaCTATAAACCAAAGGATTGTGTACAGGTGTGAGGAAAAGGAAAGTGTTGGACATGATGAcatgggggagaggggagtggtACCTGCCTATTGTGTGGATCAGGGCTAAGGCAATAAGTGGGACGTAGAAAATGAGGACAGTGACAATATGGGAGACACAAGTGTTGAGTGCCTTAAGCTTCCCCTCTCTGGAAGCAATGCCTAGAACTGTCTTCAAGATCAAAGCATAAGACAGGACAATAAAGACAGAGTCAAcaccaaaggagcagagaaccaAGGTCAGCCCATAGATAATGTTCACACGAGTAGACCCACAAGCTAGCTTCATCACGTCAGGGTGGAAGCAGAATGAGTGAGATAGGATGATGTTCTTGCAGAAGGGAAGCCGTTTGAGCAGGATGGGCAAAGGGGCCATCAGCGTCACTCCTCAAGCCACAGCAGCCAATCCCATCTGAGTAATGCGTGAATGGGTCAGGATCATCGTGTAGCGCAGTGGGTTGCGTATGGCCACAAAGCGGTCAAAGGCCATGGCCAGAAGGATGGCTGACTCCATGGAAGAGAAGGTGTGGATGAAGAACATCTTGACCAGGCAACCATGGAATTCAATCTCTCGGTGGTTGAGAAGGAAGACATTAAGTACAGTAACCAGTGTAGATGCTGACATACTTGTGTCAGTGGCTGCCAACATGGACAAGAATACATACTGAGGCTCATGAAGGCTGGGATTCTTGTGTATTATGTGAATGATGATGCTGTTCCCCAGGATGGAAATCACATACATCGTGCTCAATGGGATGGAGATCCAGATACGACACTCCTCCAGCCCTGGGATtcctgaaagaaggaagaagggtgGTTGGTAGTGGGTGCCATTGAATATAGACATGATGGTTAAACCTAAAAAAGAGAACATGTATAGGAAAGTTAAGCAATAAAGTCAAGTCAAGCTCATTCAATAGTTGAAGAGAGAGTCTAGAGGCAGAAGCAAACTAAATATCTGTTGCATGCAGAGAGAACTGAATACGGTTGAATTCAGCTTAATTCACAAAGTTTATATAGATAATTTTTAGGTGATTTATAACTGCTATCTTGTGAGCAATTTTGTTGATGCAATGGTTCCTCCAAATACACTTCTAGATAAACTATAGCAAAGGATTCTGAACAGAAATTTTCATAGAACAAATTAAGATTCACAAAGCATATGATTAACTCAGCAAATTTAAAACACGCAGTGAGAAgcaggaggacagagagaggattGGTTCAGACACTTAAAAGAGTGTGCAAGTGAGGAGGAAGGACCATGGTATCTGAATGCTGGATTATGCATTACTCATATGTTCTGTCTCTTCTGATGATGTTAGAAAGACCAGAGCTGAGGTTTGAGCAAGGAGACCCAACAGGTGTAACGTACCTAGGGCCAATACTCACACTTACTCTATCAGACACACAGCATCATGTGTGTATGCTCACCTCTCGAACTCACCAGTAACACTGCTGAACATCAATGCATTTTACCCATATTTCCTGTGCTGAGAACATGTGGGACCAGAATGAAACTACAATAGGTATCATTAATAGGTTACTGATTTAGGCATAACACAGCTGTCATTCTATATCATTAATAGGTTACTGATTTAGGCATAACACAGCTGTCGTTCTATACAGGGCATTATCATATCTTAAGActtgtttttctctatctttttatCTATAAATAATATTGCTGTTCATTCTATCATACAACTCATAAGTTTTATCTTTATCACATCCTTTAACATGTCCTACAACTTACCTATTATCTCTATTCACCATAATTTATGAACGTTACCTATGTCATATATGCTATTTGTTTGCCCTTCACAACTATCCTTAATAAATACCACACATTCTGCATATATCTCAAAAACTACTAGTTTGTTCACTATGTTTAATGCATCTCATGAATTTCATCTgctccatttcttttcttgtttacttgaatggaatattctcaaataaTACAACAAATATACATTACTACTTTGGGGACATGATGTCTACTAAGATATGATTTCTACCTCCATATAAGGCAGTGTTaggtaaatattcattttctatgAATAAGGAAacacattatataatgacctcACAAATAACAGAACTTTactaagtattttttctttaaatataatttcatttggTCATAATTTTACCCCATCAAAGAAGGAAGCCAGACTTATTATgtcaaaaccaaaaccaaagtaAATTAATtagtaaaacaaagcaaaacaaaaaacaaaacacgtGAAGCCTTTACAATCTTAGAAAGGTAAAAAagttcccaaggtcacataacttcGAGTCAGCCAGTACTAAAACCTAATTTTTTGTCCTACTACTGTGCTCTTTAAATGACACTCTTTTGTgatgttatataaaataaatgaataaatagtagGATACAGTGAATGAGTATTGAATGATGACTTAAAATGTCTTGAAGAATTTAAGGAGAGAATGAAATGTGAGCTCATAATTGGGTGATGAAAACCTTTAATTAGAAGAGGCGAAATCAGCAATAATTCCAGGCTGGTCAACTCAAAGAGCAGAGTAATGGAAATCGAGTAAGACTTATTAGGGAAGGGCACTAAGAATATTCTCCTGAATAGAATGAAGTGTTGTAAAAGGGAAGGAAGGTAAAATAAGATGGAAGAGGTAGTATGGAGCCTTGTCGGAAAGAAGGTCGGGGGTAAAAGGATATAATGGTGGATATAAGTGGTATAATGAAGGTTCTACCAAGTGTCAGAAGGCAAACTCATTAGCATGAAAGGCAGTTTGGATTCAGGACAAACTCTTTGGTAACTCTTATGTGACTAAGATATCAAGTGGTGAGAATCTAAGCAAGAGGGTTTGATTCACTAGAGAGAGATGTAGGCAAGagcatttttaaggaaaagaaatgcaacCAACCAACAAGATTTAATTAACTAGATAAAGGGGACAAAGCCTCCCACCTCTCACTTTACACCAAGATTTTAAGCCTGGTTTCTTGCCTTAGATAACGACATGAAAGTGTATTTCAACCAGTTCATAGCAGGAGCCATACTTTCCAAAAAGAGGGTTACAGAGAAAAATCcatttggaaacattttaatttatttgctaGCATTGTCTCTAATGGCCATTCTCACTGtaatggagaagggaaaagagCATTGAAGCAGAGAATATACAATAGCAAattgagaaaaaagagagaactgaaTAGTGGACTgtcttggaaataaaaaaatgagagagttTCAACAAATAGGTAGTCAGTGGAAATAAATGCTCTATAATTAAAACTGGAGAACTGAGAAATCCCCATATTGCACTTGGTGATTAGAAATGTTGTTGATAAAAGTGGTTTTAGGAGACTAGAACACCAGAAAGCAAGAATGAGAGGAGGCATCTATGAGTGAATGGGTAGTGAGAGACTAGTagtggaaaaatatataccataaaaCATAAGTTACAGTGGAaacaatgttatatttttaacaagataaagaaagaaagacaatttgAAATGAGCTTAAGCTTTGGAGTAAGAGATGCCCAGATCAGAATCCAGCTACTATCACCCTTCTAATTTGCTGAATTTGTGATCTTGGACCCGGTACTTAACCCTTCTGTTTCGCAGTATTCTCTCCTGTGAAATGGATCAACTGGAATCTATCATACTGTCATTAGTGGAAGATTTCAAACTAAAAAGGCAAGCAGAGTGTGCACTATTGGCAGTAGAGAACTGTAAGAAAGGAGTAAGGTGGCTAGGTCTTAGCAAGAAAGAGGGGGGCATTGAATGATggaatattttcctttcaaatctcTAAATCTGAAAATCCCTCCAATTGTAGATACAAGATAACAACTGCATTATTAACGTTATGAACTGTTTCTTGTCACTGCACAGCACACATACCAGgaactgtgttttcttctaaagtaCACCTGCACTTTCAGAAATACACAGCATATCATGTATTTTCTCTGCGGGAGCCTGACAAGAAAGGACCCACTTAGGTATGGAATCTTACTGTTTGCAAGTCAATTTGGGGCTGAGGAGCAGGAGTGTCTCTGGATTCCTCTCGGGTTGGGGGCTAGAGAGGAGGCTTTACTGGTTGTTAGAAGGGGGAGAAGACTCCGTGGATAAGCCCTGAGGAGCAATAAGACTAAATTATCTAGTAACTCTCATCGCGTGTGTTATCTTCAAATATTCCAACAGAATAAAGTACGTAAGACTCCACTGCACTTTCAAGAGAGGATAAATAGTACTATTGTAAACAATCTGTGCGAcatttaacatttatataatttagTGAAATGATTTAACTCAGTTCTTGCCGTGGTAAGGAGTTAACTATTGGAAAGATAAAAGtgtttgagaaagagaaaatggataatGGGGAGCCTGTGGAAATGgagatatttgaaaagaaaaaaaaagaaagaaaacagagtagGAAGTACCTTCCTTCAGAACAGTACTTCAGGTTATGGCAAGAAATGAAAAGTAGAGGCTAAAACTGATAAAACAGAGAGTGAGCAACCTTAATGGTTTGGTTGCCTTCAATTCAGCCACTTTAacagtgtttttatttctagCTTTAATCAACCTATATCCATCTTCCATGAACTTCCTATGAGCTGTAATAACTTACTTCTTTCAGGTCTTCTTAAGTAAACTATTGTCAGAAAAGTCCTCGATCACATTTGGGACCAAGGGACCTAGGAAAGACAGTAGCATCTGCAGGGACCCTCTACAGTACTTGGAGCATTTATTCCTCCACCA
This window harbors:
- the LOC106830142 gene encoding olfactory receptor 51G2-like; its protein translation is MLAFNNTASGRPTFSFIGIPGLEAAHMWISIPFCLLYFVSLAGNSLLLILVRAEQNLHEPQFYFLAMLALTDLGLSLSTMPSVLAIFWFDVYHIGLDACLTQMFFIHTLSSVESGVLVAMAFDRLIAVCAPLHYTRILTHYTVACLSGAALLRATTLLAPLPFFLRTFPFCGANILSHSYCYHPDMLNLACGDITFSSAYGWVFVLCTFVVDVIFILASYMKILGTIMRMGTQDRNWRTLHTCACHLCTVLVFYLPLISLAVLHHYTQDISPVVYTTMSNAYLLMTPLLNPLVYSLKSRQIQAALRKRFWVQRVIAGE